In Bradyrhizobium sp. 200, the sequence TCGTCTTCTGCAGGAAGTCGACATTGCTCTGCAGGCAAGAGGTGCGCCGCTCCATCGTCTTTTCGACGGTGCAGATTTCGATGCCGGGAACGTCCTGCGCGTGAACGGTCGCCGGCAGTGACGCCATCAGCAGCGCGAAAGCGACGAAGGTGATCCTGGCTATCGGTGCAATCATCGAAAACCTCGCTCCCAAAATCATCCAGTGCACGGGGAACGTTTATCACGGCAATTTGCACGAAGCAGGTCCCCGACCCCAGAGATACCATACTGATACCTCATTCAGGCGTTGTGCTTCACTCCGTTAACGGTGGATGGATTTTGCCGCGAACCTTAAACGGCCGCGGCAGTGGAGATTAATTGTATGGCAACGCGTGAAAAGCGGCTGGCGCAGTTCGACGGGAATGGGAATCCGCCGACGGACCAACCGGTAGAAGTTCTTTGCGAGGATCACAGCGGAACCTATCAACTGCCCTTTGCCTGCCGCTGGATCGATGGTCAATGGCGCAATGACAGAACCGGCGGCATGGTCGAGGCCACGGTGGTCGGCTGGAGGCTGCCGCGCTCCAGCGCGATATGAGTCATCAGCGCAACCCGACCTGAGGCTTTTTCCGTTCCGATAGAATTGGAACGGGGCGCTGGATTTTGGATCGGCGCGTTTTCTTGACGCGAACCGGCTTCCTGACGCGGACTGGTCCTCGCTTCACCGGAAAACGCTTCCAGCACTCGCATTGTGCCAGAATGCAACGGAACTACGCGCTGTCTTTACGTTCGGAACGGCGCTGGAACGAATCGCGCCCGAATCGCTGATTTGGCGCCGTACGCCGTTGTTCACGGCTAGATGTCGTCCGCAATCCGAGGCGGCGCACCACATCCAGCACCACAACAATCGGCCGCAGCCAGCGGCCGAAGACAAAGGTTAATTCCTCGGGGGACGACATCGGTCACTTCCAGGGAGTCGGCGGCGGCACCTTGTCGACGGCCGGCGGCACGTCGACAGTCCTGAAATCGGCCGGGCTGACGATCTCAAGGTACTCCATGTCCTCGGAGTAGTCGTAGAGGTAATGCGTGATGCCGGGCCGTTGATGGACGACGTCGCCGGCCTGTACCAGGGTCGACTTGTCCTCATACATGAAGCGCGCCCAGCCCTTGGTCATGATCACGATCTGGAACTCGCATTCGTGCTTGTGCCAGCCTGTGCCCTCTTCGGGAGGCAGATCTGGGTTGGCTTTGACCAGATGGCAGATCACCTGCCCGCCGGTGGCGTCGGCAATGCCGAGATCGCGATACAGGAAGAAGTCGCGCAGACCTCCGCCCTTGAATTCGGTATCGCCGGGTTTGACGTGAGAGAATTTGCTGACGACGGCCTGCTTGTTCATTGAAGCCTCCACGGTTCGCGTTGGCGAGATCGCGACCCGGCGAAGTGCGCCCAAATTTTCGGCAGCGTCGCATCGTCGCGTTCACGGCTGCATGTTGCTATGCGAAATCCACGCCAGCCGCGCTGCAATGCAGCGATCGGACCGCAGCGAGGCATCGAAGCATTTGTCGGGAGCCAGGAATCCGCCTTCAGCAAGGCTCGATCGACAGCCGCAGGACCGGCGATGTGCCAACCCAGGCTGGCTCTGGCGTGAGCATATCCTGCCCGAAGCTTGAGCCCTTCAAACGGGCAAGGCGGCGCGCGGCCTGCCTAATATTCGACCTCGAGCTCTTCGATGTCGGCGGGCTCCGCCTTGGCGGCCTCGATCCATTGCTGCATCTCGGGCATCGCCATGATGGTACTGGCGTAAGCCGCGAGGCGGGGTTCGAGCGTCACGTCATAGGTCATGAAACGGGTGACGACGGGCGCGTACATCGCATCTGCCATGGTGCGCTCGCCGAACAGGAACGGCCCGCCGGACTCCGCGAGGCATTCGCGCCAGATGGTGCAGACCCGGTCGATATCGGCCTGCGCGCGTGACCAGATCTTGAAGCCCGGGAAATGGCCCTTCAGGTTGACCGGCAGCGAGGCGCGCAGCGTGGTGAAGCCGGAATGGATTTCGCCGCAGATCGAGCGGCAATGCGCGCGCTGGATGCGGTCGGCCGGCAGCAGGCCGGCGTCCGGCATGACCTCGTTGAGGTATTCCGCGATCGCCAGCGTGTCCCAGATGGTGGCGCCCTCATGGCGCAGGCACGGCACTAGGATCGACGAGGACAGCAGAAGGATTTCGGCCCGCGCCGACGCATCGTCGGGGGCGGTGACGACCTCCTCGAATTCCAGCCCTGAGAACTTCGCCAGCAGCCAGCCGCGCAGCGACCAGGACGAGTAGTTCTTGCTGGAAATGGTCAGTGTGGTCTTCGCCATATGGCCTTCCCTCGAACCCCCAAACGCCTTTGCCGGGCAACGGCGGCCGGCCGCGCCGCCGCCCAATGCCTGTGCGTCGGGCATTTATACAGCAAGCCACGTGCCAGTTTTAGAGGCGGCCGGCCCGGCTCTGGCGTCGATATTGCATGGCATGCCGGGACGGGGGCGGATGTGAATGATGTCAATGATGTACCAAGCCTATCAGAATCACATGGACCTGACGTCGCCATGGCGGACCGGGGCTGCAGCGGCCCTGAAATATCTCAATCTGGTGCCGCAGGGCGTCTCCGACAGATTGTTCGGCCGCCTCGCCGCGTCGCTTGAACTGATCTCGCGCTCCTCCCTCACCTATCACCGGCCAGCCTATGGCATCGACAGCGTGCTGGTCGGCAATCAGGAACTGGAGGTGACCGAGGAAGTCACCTTCGCTACCCCGTTCGGGTCGCTCCTGCATTTCAAGAAGGAGAATGCGCCGGAGCAGCCGCGGCTGCTATTGGTGGCGCCGATGTCCGGCCATTTCGCCACGCTATTGCGCGGTACCGTGAAGACGCTGCTGCAGGACCACGACGTCTACATCACCGACTGGCATAACCCGCGCGACATTCCGCTTGGCCACGGCCGCTTCGGGCTCGAGGACTACACCGATCATTTGATCGCCTTCCTCGACAAGATCGGCCCGCGCGCACACATGGTGGCGATCTGCCAGCCGTCCGTATCGGCGCTGGCCGCCGCCGCTGTCATGTCGGAGGACAATCACCCGGCGCGCCCGGCCACGCTGACGCTGATGGCCGGGCCGATCGACACGCGGATCCAGCCGACCAAGGTCAACGCGTTCGCCAAGAGCAAGCCGATCAACTGGTTCGAAAAAAACCTGATCAATTACGTGCCGGTGCAGTGCAAGGGCGCGTTCCGCAAGGTCTATCCCGGCTTCGTGCAGCTCACCGCCTTCGTGTCGATGAATCTCGAGCGCCACATCAAGCAGCACATCGACCTCGCCAATCATCTGGCGAAGGGCGAGAAGGAGAAGGCCGAACTCATCAAGACCTTCTACGACGAATATTTTGCCGTGATGGACCTGCCCGCGGAGTTCTACATCGAAACCGTGCGCGACGTGTTTCAGGAGCATCTGCTGCCGCAGGGCAAACTGATGCATCGCGGCCGGCCGGTGAACCCGGCCTCGATCAGGCGCATGGGCCTGATGACGGTCGAAGGCGAAAAGGACGACATCTGCTCGATCGGGCAGACGCTGGCGGCGCAGGACCTCTGCACCGGCGTGCGCGCCTATCGCAAGGTGCACCACATGCAGGCCGGCGTCGGCCATTACGGCGTGTTCTCCGGCAAGCGCTGGAACAACGAGATCTATCCGCTGCTGCGGGATTTCGTGCACGTGAATTCGTGAGGTTCGCGCACCGCTCTCTCACCGTCATTGCGAGCGAAGCGAAGCAATCCATCTCTCCATTCACGCGGAGCCATGGATTGCTTCGTCGCTTCGCTCCTCGCAATGACGGTGAACCGCTAGCGCCTCCTCCCCTCGCGCGCTAACATCCTTCCAAGGCCGGCCGCTCAAGAGTCGTCCCGGGGAGAAACCACCATGCGTCTTTCAATCAACCCTCGCGCCTTCACGCTCGCCGTTCTCAGCGTATTGCTGCTGACCGTCACGGCCACTGCCGCCGAGGTGCGGGTGATGATCTCGGGCGGGCTGACTGCCGCCTACAAGGCGCTGGTTCCGGAATTCGAGCGCAGCACCGGCCACAAGGTGCTGACCGCTTACGGGCCGTCGATGGGCACGACGACCAATGCTATTCCCGTGCGGCTGGAACGCGGCGAGCCTGCCGATGTTCTGATCATGGTCGGCTATGCGCTCGACGATCTCGCCAAAAAGGGAAAGGCGGTCGCCGACAGCAAGGTCGATCTCGTCAAATCGCCGATAGGCGTCGCCGTGAAATCGGGCACGCCGAAGCCCGACATCTCTACGCCCGATGCGCTCAAGCGCGCGCTGCTGGCGGTCAAGACCATCGCCTATTCCGACAGCGCCAGCGGCGTCTATGTCTCGACCGAGATGTTCGGCAAGCTCGGCATTGCCGACGAAATGAAGGACAAGGCGAGGAAAATCCCGGCCACGCCCGTCGGCGAGATCGTCGCGCGCGGCGACGCCGAGATCGGCTTCCAGCAGATGAGCGAATTGAAGCCGGTGGAAGGCATCGACATCGTCGGTCCCCTGCCGGACGATCTGCAGAAGATCACGGTGTTTTCCGCAAGCCTTGCCAGCGTCTCGAAAGAACCTGATGCCGGCAAGGCGCTGATCAAGTTCCTCGCCTCGCCCGCCGCGCGTGGCGAAATCGTCAAGAGCGGGATGGATCCGATTGCGGCGGGCGCGACGAACTAAGCACCGCAGGGCCTGGACACAAAATCGCGAAAACAACCCCATGCAAAGTAGGCTTGCGCCCCCATGAAAGGCCAGACGCGGACGGGGACGCCCTACCGATGCACGCCGTGCTGCATCGCCAGCAGCACGATCACGGCCAGCGCCAGCACCACGGTCGTGCTTTTCCAGAACAGCAGCGGATTGCGCTCGATCAGCGGTGTCCGTGACGTCGAGAGATAGTTCGCGTTGGGATGACGCAGGTCGAACAGGAATTCCGAAAAACTGTCATAGCGCTTGTAGGGATTGGGATGCACCGCCTTCTCCAGCGTGCCGTCGATCCATTGCGGCACGTCGCGGTCGCCATTTGAGGCCGGACGGTAGACCAGCCTGTTGAACTGCGAGCGCGTCCGCGCGTTCGCGATCTGCGCGCCGTAGGGCAGTTTTCCGGTCAGCATCTGATAGGTGATGACACCGAGCGAGAACAGGTCGGAGCGTGAGGTCGCCGGCTCGCCGAGAAAATACTCGGGCGCGGTGTATTGCTGAGTACCCAAAATGTCGTTGCTCATGCCTGATGGCTCGGCCTCGACGACGCCGGTGATCCTGGTCGAACCGAAATCGATGATCTTCACCGTTCCCGTGGCGTCGATCATGATGTTGTCGGGCCTGATGTCCTGATGCAGCATCTCCTTGCGGTGGAAGGCGCGCAGCCCTTTGGCGATCTGCTCGACGATGCCGCGCACGGTTTCCAACCCTGGCTTTGGATTGTCGATCATCCATTGCGTCAGCGTCTGTCCGTCGATGTATTCGGTCGCGACATACAGGAAGTTGCGCTTGCGCTGCAGCAGGCAGGGCTTCAGCACATGCGGGCTGTCGATCCGCCGCGCCACCCACTCCTCCATCATGAACCGCTTCAGGTAAGCGGGATCGTCGCGCAGGTCGATCGAGGGAATCTTGATGGTGACCACGGCGTCGGTTTCGATATCGACGGCAAGGTAGATGTGGCTGCGGCTGGAGCCGTGCAACTCACGGACGATCCGATAGCCATCGAACACCGCCCGCGCCTCGAGCAGTGGCGGCAGCGGCAGCTCATGCGGCTGCGCGAACACTTCGCTGGCGGCGCCGTCGGGTACCTCGTCGACGCGGACGATCTGGACCGTGAGATTGTCTTCGCTGCCGGCGTCAAAAGCCTGGTCGACAATCGCCTTGGCGGCCGCATCGAGATCGGCGCCGCCTTCGTTCACCGCCTTTGCAATGCGGCGGGCGCTGAGATGCTCGTAGATGCCGTCAGTCGCCAGCACAAAGACGTCGCCCGGCTCGAGCCGCAGCATCTGGTAGTCGATCTCGATTTGCGGATTTACGCCGAGCGCCCGGCCAAGATAGCTCTGCTGCGAGGAGATGACGATGCGGTGGTCGTTGGTGAGCTGCTCCAGCGTGTTGCCGGAGAGGCGATAGATGCGGGAATCGCCGACGTGAAAGAGATGCGCCGTGGTCGACTTGATGACCATGGCGGAAAGCGTACAGACGTAACCGCGGTCCTTGTCATAGGCATACTGGCTGCGCGTCTGCGAATGCAGCCAGGAATTGGTCGCCTCCAGCACGCGCTGCGCCGAGGTACGCACCGACCAGGATTCCGAGGTGCAGTAATAGTCGGTCAAAAACCCCTTGACCGCCGATTCCGCTGCGACCCGGCTGACCTTGCTGGTGCTGATGCCGTCGGCCAGCACGATGGAAATGCCCTTGAGGCTGAGCAGCGGCTCGTCCGGAATCAGGACGCCATGGAAATCCTGGTTGGTTTCCTTGGCTCCCTTATCGGAAAATTGGCCGACCGATACTTTCAGCTCGCGCGGCATTTCCGTCCTTCACGGCAATGGGCCTCTCCCCTTACGAGGAGAGGCCCATCCTCATCTCAAGATCAAGCGGCAATGCGCGAGGACGGCCGCGAAGATGCCGCAGCCGACGCGCTGCGCGACGGGCCGGTCTTGATGTGGGTGGCGTACAGCGTCAGCCCGGTGAAGGCGAGGCCGCCGACGAGGTTGCCGATGACGGTCGGAATCTCGTTCCAGAAGATATAATCCCACCAGGTGAACTTGCCGCCGAGCAGCAGGCCGGACGGGAACAGGAACATGTTCACGATGGAATGCTCGAAGGTCATGAAGAAGAACAGCATGATCGGCATCCACATCGCGATCACCTTGCCGCTGACATGCGTGGAGATCATCGCGCCGACGACGCCGGCGGAAACCATCCAGTTGCAGAGCATGCCGCGGACGAACAGCGTGAGCATGCCGGCCGCGCCATGGTTGGCATAGCCGACGGTGCGGCTCTCGCCGATGGTGCCGATCACCTGGCCGACCTTGTCCGGCGGCTGGGACCAGCCGAAGGTGAACACGATCGCCATCATCACGGCGACCGTGAAGGCGCCGGCGAGGTTTCCGATGAAGACGAGGCCCCAGTTGCGCAGCACGCCGCCAAGCGTCACGCCCGGGCGCTTGTCGATCAGCGCCAGCGGCGCCAGCACGAACACGCCGGTGAGCAGGTCGAAGCCGAGCAGATACAGCATGCAGAAGCCGACCGGGAACAGCGCGGCGCCGACGATCGGCACGCCGGTTTGCACGTTAATGGTGATCGCAAACGCCGCGGCAAGCGCGAGGATCGCTCCGGCCATGTAGGCGCGGATGACCGTATCGCGCGTCGACATGAAGATTTTGGATTCTCCGGCGTCGACCATCTTGGTCACGAATTCCGAAGGCGCGAGATAGGCCATTCCAGTTCCCCTTTCGAGACAACGTTGAAGCGCGCCGGATGCTGCGCAGCCGTGCACCGATTAAGTGAAAAATCTTGCCGTCCTCGTGCGCGACAAATCCCGCGCCGCCTTTGAACGGCACAGAACGACGCGAGGTCACGCCCGATCAGGAACTGGAGATGCGCGAGCTATCGTGAGGTGGTCCCGAAGACTGCTCGAAGCGCCTCACGCGAGGCCGCTTGATCCCAACGCCTTCGGCCAACGCTGGCCTTGGCAATCCGAAAGGACGGCAGTCGTCATTGACTGAGAAAGGATTAAGCAATCGATGTGCCAACCCGAAATCGAGCCGCAGGCTCAAAAAAGCGCGTATTTCTACGTGGTTATGGCCCGATCGCGGCCCGCCCCGACAGAGAGTGATGCCTTGTATTTGTGCAGTTGCACATATGTTAGCGCCGGCTGCGCGCCTCGTCACAAACTCGCTGTCGTCCCGGACAAGCGAGCACAGCGAGCGCCGATCCGGGACCCACAGCCACAGGACAAAGTTTTGCGAACGCTCGCGCCCCAGCGCCTTCCAACAACTCAATCCTGTGGTTATGGGTCCCTGCGTTCGCAGGGACGACAGCGGAGCAAGCTTCTATTTCGTTTGCGTCCGCACCGGCCGGTCCTTCAGGCCGTTATTGTCATAGGCCTTGCGGAGCGTGCCGTTGGCGATCGCTTCGTTCAGAAACTTCTCCGCAAACGCCAGCGACAGCGGTCGATTGAGCGGCACTGCGACCGCCGTCACGGTCTGCTTGAAGGTTTCGTCCAGCACGCGGCTGCCCGGGATCTGCTTTGCCATCGCGTTGAGCTGGTCGCGCGATAGCGCGAATGCATCGATCTCGCCGCTTTTGAGCAGGCCGAAGATTTCGTCGTAGGTCTGGTAGCCCGTCACCTTGGCGTTCTTCAGATGCGCGATCGCGCCGCGCATCGTGGTCGTGTTGTTGACCGCGGCAACCTTGATCCCGGGCTGATCGAGCGTTGCGAAATTCGTGACCTGCGAACCTGGCTTGACGATGTAGGTCGCGTCCGCAACCTCATAGATCGGCCCGAACGCCATCCTGCCCTCACGTTCCGGATCTTTCGGCAGGAAGGTGATGTCCCAGGTGCCCTTCGACGCCGCGTCGACGATTTGACCGGAATTGTTGTGCGCGACGTATTCGACGGGGACGCCGAGCTGTGCCGCCATCGCACGGCCGAGATCGACCGGCACGCCGGCATAACCGGTTTCGGTCTTGGTGGACCAGAACGCGCCACCGGCCGGACTGATCGCAATCGCCACTCGCAGCTTGCCGGTCGGCGCGATCTCGTCTTTCAAGGCATCGGCGCTGGCGGGCGTCGTCATCATCACTGCTACTCCCAGAAAGAGGCCGGCCATTTTCGGCAGAGATTGGTGAGACATTGGGTACTCCTCCCCTTGGCCCGTTATTGATGTCGGGCCTTCAGCGTTTCACCCATGCAAGAAACGATTACTGCTTTTTCTTCTTCGCCGCGGCGGCGCCTTTTGGTGCCGGCGCTGCCGGCGTGGGCGGATCGGCGGTTTCAAACTTGCCGATCACGATGATCTGGACGCGCGCATTGGCCGGCGAAGCCGGCCGATTGATGTCTTGTAGCTGCTCCTCGCCGAGTCCGAGTGCCTGAAGCCGTTTCGGCGACACCTTGAAGGTATTCACCAGGACATCCCGGATCGATTCGGCGCGCCGCTGGCTCAGGATCAGATTGTGGTCGCGCCTTCCGGCGGATTCGACATGATCGACGATCAGATAGCGGTAGGGCCGCAATTTCGGATCGGTCAGTGCGTCGGCGATACTGCCGATCGTCCCGTACGAGGCCGGCCGGATCAGGGAAGAGTCCTGGTCGAACACGACGTCGAAACGGATTTGCGGCAGTTTCGTCAGTTGCGGCGCGATCGGCGGCCGCTTCTGCGGCTGGGCATCCGCTCTCGCCTTGATGCGATCGGCAGCCTGCTGGCGCAAGGCGGCCAGGTCGATATCCGCCTCGGCCTCAACGGCAAGCTTCTCGATGATATCTCCACTCGACACGGCCGTTTGCGTTTGCGCGCGCGCAGCCGTCGGCAAGGCAAACAGGGCCAAGGCGCCCAGCACGAGAGCGATGCCGCGCAGCTTATTCCCCCAGAGCATCAGCGATACCCCGCTGCGCTGATCGCCTTGTTGCAGTTCGGGGTCGCCTTCTTGGTCGACTCCAACAGACATTGCAGACCCTTGACGGGATCCTGCCGAACCTCGCCGCACAAATGTTTCAATTCCCAATTGCACAGTTTTACCAGCGAGGTGCGCGCGGTAATGCGCTGCTGGATGGCGCCAAAGGCCTGGGGGTAATCGGCCTTGCACTTCGCCGACACCACGTCCTGATTTCGGCCCAGGCATTCTTTCAGGCGCGTCGCGTCGAGATTGACGCCGCGGCAATTGTCATCGATGTCCTTGCCGCAGCTCGCGGCCAGCATGGCTGCGGCCTCCTCGAATTTCATGGACTGCTGCGCCGCTGCAAGCGAAGGTGCCAATATCGCAATTATGAACAGGAAAAACCGGATTCGGGTCATGCGCTCACCTCACACAAGGAGGGTAGCGCTGGTCAAGTGTTCTGTTTGAGTTCACGGCCGTACAGTCGAGCTATTGCACCGCAGCAAATCGTCGCGGGCAGCCCGGGCACGCGAGCCCCGATATGCAATATCCCCATGCCCGGCTCGTCGGCATCATGACAGAATGATGACGCCATGAGTTCAACGATCGCGCTTCCGGCTTCCTTCGCCTCGACGATCGAATGACCTCACGGCGCGGTCTGCGCCGCCGGCACCTTGATCTCCTGCGGCAGGATGATCGCCGCCACGATGACCAGCAGGCAGAGCGCGCCGAACGTCTGCAGCATGGTGACGAAGCCGCCCTTTTCATAGAGCCATGCCACCAGGCCGACGGACGCGCCGGCCGCGGTAAAGCCGATGAAGTAGCGCACCGAGTAAGCGCGCGAGCGCCATTCCTCGCTGGTGTATTTGCCGACCATGGCGTCGTTGACGGTGACCTGGCCGAACGCGCCCATCACAATGCCGATGGAGGCGATGATCAGCGGCAGGTTCGACAGCGTCGCCGCAAAATACAGGAACGGCGCCAGCAGAAACGACAGCGGCAGCATCACCGTCTTCAGCGAATAATGGTCGATCAGCTTGCCGATCGTGTATTGCGTCATCGCGCCGAACACATAAACGCCGGCCGCGATCAGGCCGAGCAGCGCCGGGCTGTTGGTGACGTCGGCCAGCCGCTCCGCGAACAGTTTTGGCAGCGCCACGGTGACGGCGTTGAAGGTGGTGGATATCGCGATCACGACGATCAGGAGCGAAAGGATCACGCGCCACATGTCCTGCTTGGCGACGCGCGCCTGCGCCGCCGCCTGCCTTGTGCCGGTCCGGTCCTCGTGCACCACCATCAGTGCAAACGCCACGCCGATCAGCATGGTGACGACGCCCGGGACGATGAAGGCCCAGCGCCAGCCGAGATATTGCCCGATCACGCCGGTGACCAGCGCCGAGGACGCCACGCCGAGATTGCCCCAGACACCGTTCAGGCCCATCTCGCGGCCGAGCTTTTCGGCATAGGACACGATCATCGCGGTGCCGACCGGATGATAGATCGAGGCGAACAGGCCGATCGCCAGCAGCGCCGCACCGAGCTGCAGCGGCGTCTGCACGAAGCCGACGGCGATCATCGAGGCGCCGATGCCGACAAAGAAGATCACCATCATGTGGCGGCGGCTCCAGCGGTCGCCGAGCCAGCCGGTAATGAGCGAGCCCGCACCGAACGCGACGAAGCCCGGGGTGGCGTAAGGCAATAGTTCCGAATAGGCCATGCCGAGCGCCGGCCCCATGATGATGACGGCGGCGGCGAAAATCAGCATCGCATAATGGTCGATGAAATGGGCCGCGTTGACGAAGGTGATCACCCGGCTTGCGCTGTTCCTTGGGCTGTTCATGGTCGATTCCCGAATCCCGCAATTTTCCGAAATAGGTTATACGGGGATGTCCTGACGGGATGTCGCCAATGAATATCGCCGAAAAGCCAATTGCCGCCATCATCGGCCGCCGCATCTCGACCGGCGACGGCATCCACATGATCGCCAACAGCTACCGGAAGGGCTTCCGGATCGACACCCATATGCATCGCGAGGCGCAGCTCGTTTATGCCGCCAAAGGCACGATGCAGGTCACCACGCCGAAAGGCCGCTGGCTGGTGCCGCCGGACCGCGCGGTCTGGGTGCCTGCGCTGTCAGAACATGCGATCGACGTGCTGGCCGACATCGAGATGCGGACGCTCTATTTCGAACTCGACTGGCTGCAGCGCGAGGCACGCAGCCACAGCCTCGCCGCGGAATTCGTGGTGCGGGTGTCGCCGCTCCTGCATCAGACTATTCTCGCTTTGTTCGACGATCGCGGCAACCGCGAGCGAACGGAGCTTCTGTTGCGGCTCGCGATGATGGAGCTGGACCGGGCCGAGGATTCGGCGACCTTCATCCCGCTGCCGCATGAGCCGCGCTGCCGGCGCGCCGCCGACATCGTGCTCGCGGACCCGACCGGCAACCATGAGATCGAGACGCTGGCGCGCGAGGTCGGCACCTCGGAGCGGACGCTGTCGCGGCTGTTCTCGTCGGAGACGCAATTGAGCTTCAAGAGCTGGTGCCAGCGCGCCCGCATCGCGGCGGCCATCGAGAAGCTGTCGACGGATGCCGGCGTCTCTGTCAAGCAGCTTGCCTCGGATTTGGGCTATTCCAGTGTGCCTGCGTTTTCCCATGCCTTCCGGCAGGTTACCGGCAAGACGCCGACGGAATTTGCCGGGAAGGAGTGAGGGCACTTGTCATACGCAGGCTTGACCCGCGTATCCATCATTCTTCGTAAAAAGGCTTATTCCGAAAGAGGGATGGATGGCCGGGTCATAGGCGAACGGAAGCGACGCCGTCCTTCGGACGGCTACGCCCGGCCATGACGACGCTTTTGGAGGCATGACATATTTCCGTACGGTCGATACGCTTGATTGTGATCGGCACCGTCCTAAATTCCGTATAAGACTCCGCAATATTAGCTGGATTCGACCCACCGCATGGCCAACGCTTTTTTCTCCGACCTTCTCGCGACGATATCTGAGCGAGGCCGCACGCTGCTTCGGCGGGGCGAGCCTTCAGTTACCCGCCAGGATGCCTCTGAACTGCTTGCACTGTGCAAGGCGCTGCTGTCCGGCCGCGGCGAAGCGTCCGGCACCGCGATGGCGCGCGACGTGCTCGACCGCTACCACGACCTCGACGCCGCCGGCCGGCTCACCTTCTTCGAAACGCTGGCCCGCGACTTCGGCCCCGACCGCGAAAAACTGTCGCAGGCAATCGAAAGCTGGCGCAGCCAGCCGAACGACAGCGATGCCAGCGACCTTCACTTTGCTTCCGAGCCGCAGCGGCAGGAGCTGATCCGCCGGCTCAACCGTGCGCCGGGCGGCACCAGCGATCTGGTGGCGATGCGCGCCGACCTGCTTGCCCTGATGAAGGGCAACAAGGATCTGGCCGCGCTCGACCGCGACGTCGTGCATCTATTGTCTTCTTGGTTCAACAGGGGATTTCTCGTGCTGCGCAGGATCGACTGGTCGACGCCGGCGAATATTCTGGAACAGATCATCCGTTATGAAGCCGTACACGAAATCCACGACTGGAACGATTTGCGCCGCCGCATCGATCCGATCGACCGCCGCTGCTACGCCTTCTTCCATCCGCAGCTCAACGACGAACCGCTGATTTTCGTCGAGGTCGCGCTGACCGAGACGATTCCGACCGCGATCGCGCCGCTGCTCGCCGCCGAGCGTCAGCCGGTGGCGATCGAACGCGCGCGCACCGCGGTGTTCTATTCGATCTCGAATACGCAAAAAGGGCTTGGCGGCATTTCCTTCGGCAGCTTCCTGATCAAGCAGGTGGTCGAGGAGTTGCGGCGTGAATTGCCGAAGCTGGATACGTTCATCACGCTGTCGCCGGTGCCGGGCTTCATGCAATGGCTGAAGCAGTCCGACGACGTCCCGGTCAGCGACGAGGAGCGGACGCTGCTGCAAAACCTCGACAAGGCGGATTGGTTCGAGGATGCCGAACTGACCGCGCAATT encodes:
- a CDS encoding glutathione S-transferase family protein codes for the protein MAKTTLTISSKNYSSWSLRGWLLAKFSGLEFEEVVTAPDDASARAEILLLSSSILVPCLRHEGATIWDTLAIAEYLNEVMPDAGLLPADRIQRAHCRSICGEIHSGFTTLRASLPVNLKGHFPGFKIWSRAQADIDRVCTIWRECLAESGGPFLFGERTMADAMYAPVVTRFMTYDVTLEPRLAAYASTIMAMPEMQQWIEAAKAEPADIEELEVEY
- the phaZ gene encoding polyhydroxyalkanoate depolymerase; protein product: MMSMMYQAYQNHMDLTSPWRTGAAAALKYLNLVPQGVSDRLFGRLAASLELISRSSLTYHRPAYGIDSVLVGNQELEVTEEVTFATPFGSLLHFKKENAPEQPRLLLVAPMSGHFATLLRGTVKTLLQDHDVYITDWHNPRDIPLGHGRFGLEDYTDHLIAFLDKIGPRAHMVAICQPSVSALAAAAVMSEDNHPARPATLTLMAGPIDTRIQPTKVNAFAKSKPINWFEKNLINYVPVQCKGAFRKVYPGFVQLTAFVSMNLERHIKQHIDLANHLAKGEKEKAELIKTFYDEYFAVMDLPAEFYIETVRDVFQEHLLPQGKLMHRGRPVNPASIRRMGLMTVEGEKDDICSIGQTLAAQDLCTGVRAYRKVHHMQAGVGHYGVFSGKRWNNEIYPLLRDFVHVNS
- a CDS encoding formate/nitrite transporter family protein, giving the protein MAYLAPSEFVTKMVDAGESKIFMSTRDTVIRAYMAGAILALAAAFAITINVQTGVPIVGAALFPVGFCMLYLLGFDLLTGVFVLAPLALIDKRPGVTLGGVLRNWGLVFIGNLAGAFTVAVMMAIVFTFGWSQPPDKVGQVIGTIGESRTVGYANHGAAGMLTLFVRGMLCNWMVSAGVVGAMISTHVSGKVIAMWMPIMLFFFMTFEHSIVNMFLFPSGLLLGGKFTWWDYIFWNEIPTVIGNLVGGLAFTGLTLYATHIKTGPSRSASAAASSRPSSRIAA
- a CDS encoding cupin domain-containing protein, coding for MNKQAVVSKFSHVKPGDTEFKGGGLRDFFLYRDLGIADATGGQVICHLVKANPDLPPEEGTGWHKHECEFQIVIMTKGWARFMYEDKSTLVQAGDVVHQRPGITHYLYDYSEDMEYLEIVSPADFRTVDVPPAVDKVPPPTPWK
- a CDS encoding substrate-binding domain-containing protein codes for the protein MRLSINPRAFTLAVLSVLLLTVTATAAEVRVMISGGLTAAYKALVPEFERSTGHKVLTAYGPSMGTTTNAIPVRLERGEPADVLIMVGYALDDLAKKGKAVADSKVDLVKSPIGVAVKSGTPKPDISTPDALKRALLAVKTIAYSDSASGVYVSTEMFGKLGIADEMKDKARKIPATPVGEIVARGDAEIGFQQMSELKPVEGIDIVGPLPDDLQKITVFSASLASVSKEPDAGKALIKFLASPAARGEIVKSGMDPIAAGATN
- a CDS encoding bifunctional protein-serine/threonine kinase/phosphatase, giving the protein MPRELKVSVGQFSDKGAKETNQDFHGVLIPDEPLLSLKGISIVLADGISTSKVSRVAAESAVKGFLTDYYCTSESWSVRTSAQRVLEATNSWLHSQTRSQYAYDKDRGYVCTLSAMVIKSTTAHLFHVGDSRIYRLSGNTLEQLTNDHRIVISSQQSYLGRALGVNPQIEIDYQMLRLEPGDVFVLATDGIYEHLSARRIAKAVNEGGADLDAAAKAIVDQAFDAGSEDNLTVQIVRVDEVPDGAASEVFAQPHELPLPPLLEARAVFDGYRIVRELHGSSRSHIYLAVDIETDAVVTIKIPSIDLRDDPAYLKRFMMEEWVARRIDSPHVLKPCLLQRKRNFLYVATEYIDGQTLTQWMIDNPKPGLETVRGIVEQIAKGLRAFHRKEMLHQDIRPDNIMIDATGTVKIIDFGSTRITGVVEAEPSGMSNDILGTQQYTAPEYFLGEPATSRSDLFSLGVITYQMLTGKLPYGAQIANARTRSQFNRLVYRPASNGDRDVPQWIDGTLEKAVHPNPYKRYDSFSEFLFDLRHPNANYLSTSRTPLIERNPLLFWKSTTVVLALAVIVLLAMQHGVHR